A section of the Larus michahellis chromosome 1, bLarMic1.1, whole genome shotgun sequence genome encodes:
- the ZBED1 gene encoding E3 SUMO-protein ligase ZBED1, producing the protein MENKSLEGSPSDLKLVAHPRAKSKVWKYFGFDTNAEGCILQWKKIYCRICMAQIAYSGNTSNLSYHLEKNHPDEFCEFVKSNTEQMREAFATAFSKIKPESSQQVIQDSLIMKTYQNYENKKHQELTSAVITLICEGMYPASIVDEPTFKALLRTADPRYELPSRKYFCTKAIPEKYNAIREIVLKELTEVLWCGISTDMWRSENQNRSYVTVAVHFLSSSPANCLAVNSRCLKTFEVPEDNTAETITRVLYETFIEWGINTKVFGATTDYSKDIVKACSLLDIPVQMPCLGHTFNAGIQQAFQLPKLCSLLARCRKLVEYFQQSTVAMYMLSEKQKQQNILHCMLVSDRVSWWGSTLAMLQRLKEQQFVIAAVLVEDSNNHHLMLEASEWNTIEGLVELLQPFKQVAEMMSASKYPTISMVKPLLHMLLNTTLNIKENDLKEISMAKEVIAKELSTTYQHTPEIDMFLNVATFLDPRYKKLPFLSAFERQQVENRVVEEAKSLLEKVKENTFRTEEKFFTVSEEPPVKKIIISSTPPPTSVINNMLAEIFCQTGGVEDQEEWHAQIVEELSNFKSQKVLGLNEDPLKWWSDRLALFPVLPKVLQKYWCILATRVFPERLFGSSANVVSAKRNRLAPAHVDEQIFLYENSRNGSEAEPEDEDEGEWGLEQEQIFNLNDSVNVNNNFFNIRDSGFV; encoded by the coding sequence ATGGAGAATAAAAGTTTAGAAGGTTCCCCATCAGACCTAAAGTTAGTGGCTCACCCAAGAGCAAAGAGTAAAGTGTGGAAGTACTTCGGGTTTGATACCAATGCAGAAGGATGCATATTGCAGTGGAAGAAGATCTACTGTCGTATTTGCATGGCACAGATTGCCTATTCAGGAAACACATCCAACCTTTCCTACCACCTTGAGAAAAATCACCCTGACGAATTCTGTGAATTTGTGAAAAGTAACACCGAGCAAATGAGGGAAGCCTTTGCCACCGCATTTTCAAAAATCAAGCCGGAGTCGTCGCAGCAGGTCATTCAAGATAGCCTTATCATGAAGACCTACCAGAACTACGAAAACAAAAAGCATCAGGAACTGACATCTGCAGTCATCACCCTAATTTGCGAGGGCATGTATCCGGCCTCTATTGTTGATGAACCCACCTTCAAGGCCCTCTTGAGAACGGCGGACCCCAGGTATGAACTTCCTAGTCGAAAGTACTTCTGCACAAAAGCTATTCCCGAAAAGTACAATGCCATTAGAGAAATTGTGCTGAAAGAGCTCACCGAGGTTCTGTGGTGCGGCATATCCACGGACATGTGGAGGAGTGAAAACCAGAACAGGTCGTACGTAACCGTCGCGGTTCACTTTCTCAGCAGCAGTCCTGCCAACTGCCTGGCGGTGAATTCGCGGTGTTTAAAAACGTTTGAAGTACCGGAGGACAATACTGCTGAGACTATTACGCGAGTCCTTTATGAAACGTTCATTGAATGGGGGATCAATACAAAAGTCTTTGGTGCTACAACAGATTACAGTAAAGACATTGTGAAAGCTTGCTCTCTCCTAGATATTCCCGTACAGATGCCTTGTTTGGGGCACACTTTTAACGCAGGAATACAACAAGCTTTTCAGCTCCCCAAACTCTGCAGCCTTCTTGCCAGGTGCCGCAAACTGGTGGAATATTTTCAGCAGTCTACGGTCGCGATGTACATGCTGAGcgagaagcagaagcagcagaacattCTCCACTGCATGCTGGTAAGCGACCGTGTTTCCTGGTGGGGAAGCACGCTGGCTATGCTGCAGCGCCTCAAGGAGCAGCAGTTTGTCATCGCGGCTGTTCTCGTGGAGGACAGCAACAACCACCACCTCATGCTGGAAGCCAGCGAGTGGAATACAATCGAAgggctggtggagctgctgcagcctttcAAGCAGGTTGCAGAGATGATGTCTGCTTCAAAGTACCCCACGATAAGTATGGTGAAGCCACTTCTCCACATGCTTCTGAATACTACCCTGAACATCAAAGAGAACGATTTGAAAGAAATCAGCATGGCAAAGGAGGTGATTGCTAAAGAGCTGTCAACCACCTACCAGCACACGCCTGAGATAGACATGTTTCTCAACGTTGCAACTTTCCTGGATCCCCGCTACAaaaaactgccttttctttcagcctttgAGCGGCAGCAGGTTGAAAACAGAGTAGTGGAAGAAGCAAAAAGCCTGCtggagaaagtaaaagaaaatacctttaggactgaagaaaaattcttcactgtttcAGAAGAGCCCCCtgtgaaaaaaatcatcatctcCTCCACTCCTCCTCCCACCAGCGTCATCAACAACATGCTCGCAGAGATCTTTTGCCAGACGGGAGGCGTGGAAGACCAGGAGGAATGGCACGCTCAGATCGTTGAGGAGTTGAGCAACTTCAAGTCACAAAAGGTCCTTGGTTTAAACGAAGACCCGCTGAAGTGGTGGTCTGACAGACTCGCGCTGTTTCCAGTTTTACCAAAGGTTCTTCAAAAATACTGGTGTATTCTGGCCACGAGGGTCTTCCCTGAACGCCTTTTTGGTTCTTCTGCTAATGTTGTAAGTGCAAAGAGAAACCGGTTAGCCCCAGCTCACGTGGATGAGCAGATCTTTTTGTATGAAAACAGTCGGAATGGGTCTGAGGCAGAACCGGAGGATGAAGATGAAGGAGAGTGGGGTTTGGAACaggaacagatttttaatttaaatgactCGGTAAACGTAAACAACAATTTCTTTAATATCCGAGACAGTGGGTTTGTTTAA